In the Rhododendron vialii isolate Sample 1 chromosome 2a, ASM3025357v1 genome, ATCGAACTTTTGGGTCATTATACTCCAAACAAAGGGATAAATATGGGACAGCAAATTGTTCATAGCTGTCTAAAGTTCTTAGATGCTGCTGTTACCTATGACCCCAACTCTACTTCTTGGATGCGCCTTTCGCCTTCAAAAGTCAGTGGTTCACCAGTTTCCCATAAATGGGAAAATATTCTTGAGATGTTCAATGACCTAATGAATTGCTtgaggaaagaaaaggaaaagctttttcattTCCCAAAGCTCGAGGTGATGAAAGAAGGGCTTCTGCAGATTAAGGATGTGGTAGTAGATAAGAATATCGGATACAGGGAGACTCGACATCAAGAGAGTTTGGTTCAGAAGAAGCTAACAAAGATATTGGGTCACTCATCGCGATGCTTGTTCACGCTTCTAATGTTCTATCTCTACGGAAGCGTTGTAGATGTTGAAGTGGATATATGTGGGGGGATATATGAGAATGGTGGGAAGGATAGGTTTTGCTTGTGCATGGGGAAATTTTTGACGTCGTGTGAAGAGAAAACGGTTCAAAGTGGGGTGAAACAATTGGATAGGGCTCTAGGGCTATTCAAGTATGTGTGGGAAACTGCAGGTATGAAAGGAGATTTGGAGCTTCAAGGCCATTTGTGGTGTGTTGGAGCAGAGGAGACATCAGTTACGTACAGAGGAAATAGGTTCTTCATTCATGGGATCAGATTTTGAGTTAAAGAGGTTATCGGTGGTGAGTTCACCAGTTGTCGCATGAAAGTCCAAATCAAGGCATGTTTGTTGAACTATTTTTACTTGGTGTTTTTAGACTTCACACAGAACGCAGCAGTTGTTGTGTCTTTCCTCTCATTTCTGCAAATGTTGCATCTATGTACATTGGACTTGGGTACAGATTTTGGAATTTCAAGGATGTGAGGATTCTATTTTCTAGCTCAAATGGTTGGTGTTTATTGCATGTTATAGAAGTTCTGTGCATAGCTTGTTAGAAACTTGAGTTAGAAAATGTGATTGctaagttattttccaaataaACATGTCCGAATCAGGTATACTttggagcatctccaatgggatGGAAAATGATTATGGATGGATAGTCATTTTAGCATCAAAAAGTTGTCTAAGAGTTAGCTGGTTGTTAAATAGGACTCACCCATCTCCAATGGTGGGTTCTAAAATAGAACCAAAGAGTCCTAAATACTACCTAACTTTCCCTCCACCTTATTCTGCCAAACTTAATTCAACTATTACTTCCGTTCAAAAATAATTGTTGTGTCTGTCAAAcgaggattttttttaaaaaattaaaaatatcttttattttactttccttCACCTAATTTTTCGTTCACCTAACTTTCCTCCAACCACCATTCTCAACTCAACTACCATTCTCACAATCAATCTATAAATAAACATATCTTTCTCtggatacaaaaccacacaactATTACAGTTTCTCTTTCAAACTATCATCATGAGCAATTTAACCCAAAGAATATTGCGGGAAGAATTTGACAGATCTTCCTCCGATGACAAGGAGACTACTCAACTGATTATGGCCAGGCATTACCGGAAAATGCAAAGAAGATGTAACTAACAAGAAGATCATGTTGGTTCTACAAGTGGTCAAGCTTGGATCCCCCATGATAGAGTTGCTGTCGACAAACGAATTCATGCTGATTAGTGATTACCTTCTAAATGATCCATGTACGGTAGTGTTAGATACAATGAAATTCCTATATTCACAAGCTTAAGGAAATGGCTTTAACATTTCAGTAAACTTGCTAAAAAGAATCAGCTACTTTATGCTCCTACTATGGTTCAAATGGTTTTTCCTATTCAGATTAGCGCAGTTCCAACGGAAGCCAGATTGAAGTGCACAAACTGAACAAGAACTGTTGGGACCTCTGAAACTGAACTGACTGAATCACAAAATTCGGCTTGAATTCTCGACATCATCGTCACTAGAAAAATTATCTAAGCATGCATTCTATCAACatgattctaatttttttaattaaccaAAGAATACCCCAGATGAAATAATAGAGGTTCCAACAAAGGCGTGCAGTATGTACGCAGGTATATGTTTTTGCAAATACTTATGTCTAAGAAAAATTATTAAGGACGTTTTTTAACGTGCGTCTTCAGGAGACATATTAAGATGCATAGACTGTATTGTACATTCGTCATGAAAGTGCGTGCATAAAAAATGTACAATAAATTTCAGCTAGTCTTAAAATTTGCCTTAATGCACATGTTAACAAACAGTATATATAGTCCAATTCAGTTTAAAACCCAAACGATTACCTGAACGAAAACAAGAAGATTTACAGGTATGATACAACAATAAACCTCCAATGACTTAAATTGAAGCAGGAAGATTAAATTGCAGAAAATTCTTCACAGATAAGCATTGACAACTATGCGCTTCAACAAATCCGGAGACAAATTCATATGATTTCGCTTCAAATCACCTTGCAAAATTGGGATGAACAGAATACAATCCATGATCGTTGGAAAAGAGAACAAATTGTCACAATCAGAAAATGAGATCCACTCTGGTCGATAAGTATATAGCATTCTGACTCATTTCAGCTTCGATTTAGAAGAGCTCTGCAGAGGTTTGGCGATGGGGCGAGCTGGGGCACCTCTCGCGACCTTCTGGACATCGTACTTGACAGAAGCGAAGGCACAAACAAGAGCAATTAACATTGTTGGGTATACGAAAACAGTTTTTGCAGGATCTGTATTCACAGGCTTTCCAAGGAACCCTTCCTTGACAAGGCCCCAAATAATGAGAAGTGTTCCAAACATGCTCATTCTCCCAGGTTTCAGAACACCAATTATAGCCCCTGCCACAGAGAAGTAGCTTCCTGCTAGCACCTGGTCGAAAAATAATGAGGATTAGAATGAATATAAGAGGCAATGGGTATGAAATCAAAACGTTTGACCATGGGTTTAAGACGGTAGTCAATTAAGAGACCAACAAGAGAAGGAACATCTTCCTTGCAGAGTTGttgcggataaaaaataaagaccaCGAAGAGAAGTTCAAGACCTACCTCCAACCGCTGCAGATCAGTTACAGCCGAAGCTTCCTTCACATTGGTCAAGTTGTAAATGTTCAGCAGATTATCCCAGCTTGGAAAAGTCATGTTCGTGATGAGACCATTTGTGACAGCTCCAGGATAGAGAAGTGCTTTCACAGCAGCAACAGGGAAGATCTCACTTGCAATCAACTGGGATGATGTGACATGAATGGGACTTGAGCACATACCAGCTCTACATGGAACCCTGGTAAATTAACATCATCAACAACAGGCTGAACAAGTAGCGCAGAATTCTAATTGTATTCAGTAATTAGATTTTCAGCTGTCAATTTGCAGAATTAAAGAACAAATACTTCTCATCTTTAATAGCGAAGTGAATAACAATGTTGCATCTTTGATAAGCACACAATTATGTGTGATTTGTTAGCTTAGGTCCTTCATGTAGTCGTACGATTGTAATTAATAATACCGTGTATAAAGGATATGGTACGTAAGGTATATTTGTGAGTGTTTCAGGTAATTCAAGTTAAATAAGACGTATCTTGGAGCGTTGGTAGCTCCTGGGAGTACCCGAGGCTCTGTGGAGGGAATGCCAAATGACGAAGTCATGGAGTGAGGAAGTAGGCCCGAAGGTCAATACAAGAGTAAAAACAGAAATCTGGGTTTAGCACCAGTTCTACTGGTAGAAGCTAtatctctaccggtagaacatcAAAACAGGAGCTACTGATGGTGtgcagaaaagctacgtgcacagcagttgctacacagcagctgtgcacagacccCATTTTCTCCCgcggcctaaattctgaagtgattttgggtgttttgttaacgcctctaacgatatcgaacgaagctcattttttacagagaccttaaacgacgtattttgaacaaaatgagcggctccgatcatctttgcgcgatccgaggcgggagaaaacggggtctgtgcacagctgctgtgtagcAGCTACTGTGCACGTAGCACTGCTCGATGGTGTGTTCTGCCGGTAGAGATACTGACATATaggttctaccggtagaacccTGTCCGAACAGCCAATTTTGACTTAGTCTCCTAGGTGTTGTGTGGTCTGTTTTAGGCCTATAAAACCCTCTTTCCTGAGATATCTGGGTATGCTTCAGcactccactctctctctctctacctctgtTAGCTCTCTCATTTGGTTCCTAGCTTAGTTTGGAAGCTAGTACTTCATAGTTTTGGCTAGTTCTTTATGAGATCTTGTTAAAGGTACTTCTAGTTTGTCATTTCCATCTTCAATAAAGTTGTAGGGATTGCACTTGTGAACAGGATTCCCTCTTTAGAATTCTCATTTGAATAAAGTTTGAAGTTTTAGTTTAATCTTTGTTTAAAGTTATCCAAAGACCCTCATACAAAGTTGGCCAACTCTGCCATATATATCTCCTCGGTACACTCTAAGACCGATCTTCTTCAATCACCTAAACAATTAGCTATGTTTCAAGTCGTTCTTAACCTTAGCGATTTCTTCGTTAATGGAGGGGTAGTCAGTTTAGGCTCGGTCCTGGGGCGAATATCATCCTATGGCCTAGGTAACTCGATAATTCTCACCCTTGAAATCAATCGTCTGTATGTGTTTGGTTGAAGACCTCTTTCACTTGAATCgagactcaaaagtgtcaaaGTTTTTTATTATGCATCGACGGTCAACTCTAGCATGCATAGTACTTAGGTCAATATCCTTTTGAAGGCTTGACCAACTTCTTAGAGGAATAAGGAATTCGATCGCACCAAAGCATAATTTTCCGATCAAGCACACAAATTACTTGTGGGACTTGATTGTGTAAATTCGTGCGACTATTGGATAGATTACGCTAAGTGGTACTAACCCTTGATCCGTGCCTTCCATTTAAATACTTGCAACTCGTCGATTTAGCTTAAGATGGAGAAATTGTAGTTGATAATCACCAAAAATCAAACACCCAAATGCTTTGCTACCTTTAGCTAAAAACCCTTATAGCCGATAAAGCCTGCACTCCAGAAATCCCGCTCCCCTGTGGACCAATCTTGGTCTTACCGAGTTATTTTGCTAACAACAACCAAAGCCCTACGCTTCGGACTATTCACTCAGAATTACAAGGTAAAGTCGCAAGCAAGTCTGTATTAGTGAACAGATCAGAGACAAGGACAGATTTGTGATTAAAAATGTTGCATCCAATTGCGCGAGGGGGAAAAAACCTTTAACACTGTAGGAGGGGTGGAAATCTAGGATTTAAAGTATTCGAAAAAGTGTTGGAGAGGGACGAGATTAAGAGATGATTAACGAAGGATTAAGGAAGAATCTGGACTGGTAAAAAGGAACAAGGCTAAAGAAAGGATCCTTGGCAGGAATTTGTTACCCCAATTAGTGCGGATTCAAGTGTGACTCTCTCTAGAACGTTTTTCTCTCTAGAATCACCTCCAAATTCATCTAACCGTCCCCTCAAAGTGTGGGGGAATGTCCTATTTATAGGCCCACGGCCACTATTTTAGTGTCGGTTGGGCCGCTAAAAATTAGACATGTGTCACACGGATCATGCGCGTCTTATCCCTTCCGTACTATTAGGCCGCACTCGCCCACGGGTGCTATTCCGCGAGCGCTGTTCTATGGCAAATCCCTTGTTCCCTTAGCCACTGTGCCACTAGATCTCCAGTAATCCCGTATCTGAACGACGTGATCAGGATTTACTTTAGTCTCATTATCGCCGCCATCGGGCTTAATCGAGGCTTGATTCTGTCATCGCCATCGTCGCGTAAGCAGCGTGGTCACAGCCCTGTACAGTCATGCCATCGCTGCGACCAAGCCTCTAAATGGCTTCCCTTCAGGCCCTGCCAAGCCGACCTAGGCGGAACACATTGCCCGGGTCAAATTTGTGAGGCCGATGTCCTTCTGCATCGTGCTTAAGTCTTTAGAGAACCTCAATCGGTTCTTTTAATAAGTCTATATCTCTTGGTCGACGTGGGGAACGCCCAATTCGCAAGTGTACTTGGGAACTAGCTCGAACAAAACCGAGCCGCTAAGGCCTCGCTCAGCCATATGCGGTTCAAGAGAGAAAACACCTCGCAGCCAAATGGGGCGAGCCAAACGGCTAAAGGCCCAGCAACCAACCCCACCCAGCAGGCAAGCCGCGCGGTCCAGCAGGCAGCCCAAGCGGGCAAGGCAGGGCCTAGCGGGGAGGAGCCCCAATGGACAGGCCCAGCAGTTTCAGGCATGCGGGCCCTATGGCTCGATCTTTCGGATTGGGCGGTTAATTTTGTTCAAAGGCCACGAGTCGTGCCACGTGTAATCTTAATTTTTGAGCCACGTGTACACGTATTTTTGCCACCTGCATTTTGCCCCCTTGTTCAGATGAAATCTTTGTAGCTTTACCCGGGTAATACTTGCATGTTCTTTTGAATACGAGGACCCTCTTTGTAAATAAGGGagtttttccccttcttttttccaattttgagtttgaaggtTTTTTGCTCCAATCTTTGAAAAATAGGAGGACAAAGGGttcattttttcccttcatttcctttatcctctctctctatatattttttctctctctttcatctcAAAAGGGGTGAAAGAACAATACTCAAtgttcaccaccaccatcaaccCCCTTCGACCCCACGGCCTGTGACCATCGCCAACCCTCGTCGATCCCGGTCAGGATCTCCCGCcgcgtctctctctccctttttttttcatttcgaCTCGTATCTCTTCATCTTCAGACAATCTTCGGCTCATATCCCTCATCCTTTTGGAGCAACTTCGCCCTTCTTGTAATGGCGACCAAGATCTGACATACAACTCTAGTTGATCTGGGAGAGCATAAACCGGTCGAGTGGCAGAGGGCTCCTTACTTCGACGGGTTGGACAATCCTTTGGAACCATTGCTCTTGTTCCCAGAGCGTAGCGACCACGATGTGGATTTCATATCTCCGTCCTCGCATCAAAAGAGATGATTTTCCCTACTCTTGTCACTTATAAAAGTGTAGAGAAACCTTGTTTGGATTGGGCTTTGTGGGTTGATAATGTCTTGAGGAAGAACAATTTTTTAGACGCAATTTCTCTTTTGGCGTCTCTTGAAATAAAAAGGAGCAATGCCCATTTAAGTGCCTTTCTTGCTCGGTGGAGCCGCCAAACCCATACTTCTTTTCTTCAAATTGGAGAGTGGGGGTCAACTTTAGAGGTGCTTCGGTTAGGAAGTCGTGGGACCGTTTATGTCGACCCCACCTCTTCAACCGAGGAGGATGATGTTGCGGTGAGTCAACTTAGACTTTGCTTCACGGATGCGGCCAAGGAAAGTACTTGGTTTGATAACAATGGTTGAAAAATGCCCACTCAGGCGTCGTCGAACAAATGCACTTGGGGAAATTGGATTCGTCATTTTTTCAAGGATATTCTGGCCAATAAGGGTAATCTAACCGACAAAAAGGAGGAGCCGATCATTGGGCCCAAATATCGTAAGAATATCTATTTGGCGGGATTGATTGCTTATTTCTTGTCCTTCTTTGTGCTCCCGGGTTATCCGAAGGAGGCTCAGGCTCCAAGGTCTTCGTTGTTTATGCTTGCGGTCTGGCTTGCTCGGGGAGACACCATCGCACTTAGAACTCTATTTCTTGGGAATTTATACTATCGCTTGGATTGCATGCACTCGAATATGGATCGCTCTTCGAGAAGGTACGATATTTAGTCATAGACTTATCAAAAGAATgagcaaataaccaaataccGTACCTCCCTGAAGAACGATTCACGTCCGAGTGCATGCAATCCAAGCGATAGTATAAATTCCCAAGAAATAGAGGTCCGAGTGCGATGGCGTCTCCCCGAGCAAGCCGGACCGCAACCATAAATAACGAAGACCTTGGGAGCACAAAGAAGGACAAGAAATTAGCAATGAATCCCTCCAAATAGAGGTTTTTACAATACTTGGGCCCAACAATCGGCTCCTCCTTTTTGTCGGTCGGATTACCCTTATTGGCCAGAATGTCCATGAAAAAATGACGAATCCAATTTTCCCAAATGCATTTGTCCAATGACGCCCGAGCGTGCACTTTTCAACCATTGTTATCAAACCAAGTACTTTATTTAGCCGCATCCATGAAGCAAAGTCTAAGTTGATACACCGCAACATCATCCTCCTCAGTTGAAGAGGTGGGGTCGAAATAAATGGTCCCACGactttccaaccgaagcaaaAGAGCAAGATCCTCTAAAATTGGCCCGCACACGCTAGTTTGAAGAAAAGAAGTACGGGTTTCGCAGCTCCACCGAGCAAGAAAAGCATTTAAATGGGCATTGctcctttttattttaagaGACGCCGAAAAAGAAATTGCGTCTAAAAGATTGTTATTCTCAAGACATCTTCAAAAATTGGATCTTTGACAACATCATCAACCCACAAAGCCCAATCCAAACAAGGTTTCTCTACGATTTATAAGTGACAAAAGAGTAGGGAAAATCATCTCTTTCGATGCGAAGACGAAGACCAAAGACGGAGATATGAAATCCACATAGCGGTCGCTATGCTCCGGGAACAAGAGCAACGGTTCCAAAACCGAAGGACCCGCAAGGTCATATCAATTAGTAGCTAGCCATAAAGGATTGTCCAACCTGTCGAAGTAAGGAGCCCTCTACCATTCGACCAGTTTAAACTCTCTCGGATCAACTAGAGGTGTATGTCGGATCTTGGTCACCATTACAAGAAGGGCGAAGTTGCTCCAAAAGGATGAGGGATATGAGCCAAAGATAGTCCGAAGAGAAAGAGATACAAgtcaaaatgaataaaaataaataaataaaagggggagagagagtcaCTGCATGAGATGGTGGCGGGAGATCCCGGCTGGGATCGGCGATGGTCATGGGCCGCGGGGCCGAAGAGGgtcgatggtggtggtgaacaTTGAGTATTGTTCTTTCACGCCTCTTAAgatgaaagggaagaaaaaatatagagagagaaagaggagaagggaaatgaagggaaaaaagtaACCTCCCCTCTTATCTTTCAAAGATTGGAGCCAAAAaccttcaaactcaaaatttgaaaaaatgagGGGGGAAAACTACCTTATTTACAAAGAGGGTCATTGTATTCAAAAGAACATGCAAGTATTGCCCGAGTAAAGCTACAAAGACTTCCCCGAACAAGGGGGTAAAATGTAGGTGGCAAAAAATACCTGTACATGTGGCGCAAAAATTATGATAATACGTGGCACGACATGTGGCCTTTGAACAAAATTAACTGTCCGACCCGAAAATTAGTCGGTCCTGAAACATCAAGCCATTGGGCCCGCAAGCCCGAAACCGATGGGCCTGCCCACTGGAGCTCCTCCCGCTGGACCCTGCCTTGCCCGCTGGACCGCGCGACTCGCCCATTAGGTGGGGTTGGCCGCCGAGCCTTACCCAGCATTGTCGCCAATGTAGGAGGGGCGGAAATCCAGAATTTAAATATTCGAATAAGTGTTGGAGAGGGATGAGATtaatagatgattaacgaaggATTAAGGGAGAATCTGGACTGGTAAAAAGGAACAAGGCTAATAGTACGAAAGGATCTTTGGCATGAATTTGTTACTCCAATTAACGTGGATTCAAGTGTGACCGTCTCTCTAGagcgtttctctctctagaatcacCTCCAAATTCGTCTAACCATCCCCTCAAAGTGTGGGGGaatggcctatttataggcCTTCGACCTCTATTTCAATCTCGAGTGGGCCGCTAAAAATTAGACACGTGCCGCGTGGATCGTGCGCATCTTATCCCTTCTTTACTATTAGGCCGCGCTCGCCCGCAACACCCGTGGGTGCTATTCCCTGAGCGTTGTTCTGAGGCAAATCCCTTGTTCCTTTAGCCACCATGCCACTAGATCTCCAGTAATCTTGTATCTGAGCGGCGTGGTCGGGATCTACTTTAGTCTCGTTATCGCCACCATCGGGCTTAATCGAGGCTCGATTCTGTCATCACCATCGTCGCGTAAGTAGCGTGGTCACAGCCCTTTACCGGTCATGTCATCGCTGCCAAGCCGACCTGCACGAAACACATTCCCTGGGTCAAATTTGTGAGTCTGATGTCCTTCAGCATCGTGCCTAAGTCTTTAGAGAACCTCAATCGGTTCTTTTAATAAATCTATATCTTTTGGTCGGCGTTGGGAACACCCGGTTCGCAAGTGTGCTTGGGAACTTGCTCGGGTAAAACCGAGCGGCCAAGGCCTCGCTCGGCCGTAACTATAAGTTGTTCAAGAGACAAAACGGGTTGCGGCCAAAAGAGCTGAGCCGAATGGCTAAAGCCCCAGCGGGTAGGCCCCATGCAGCCTGCCCAGCGGCCAACCCCACCCAGCAAGCGAGCAGCGCAGTTTAGCGGGCAGGCCCAGTGATTTCGGGCATGCGGGCCCAATTTCTCGATCTTTTGGGTCCAACTAATTTTCGGGTCGGGCGGGTAATTTTGTTCAATGCGTCATGCCACGTGTTATCTTAATTTTTGCACCACATGTACACGTGTTCTTTGCCACCTACACACCCTAAAGTCTCAAGACAAAGAAGAATTGTATAGTAGCATACTAGCACGTCAGATGGTGATTCCCATATGTTGAGGAGGATGGTAACACTACTACAGTACTACTAGAAAGAAGCCAATATTAGTGCAAAATTGGAAAAGACGACGGTATCATTGTAATCACTTCAAATACTACTGGAAATATCCGACAGTGTAAGTTTGGAATGCTAAGATGCAATTATGATACGGGAATAAGGTGCAATACTTGCGATAACATTTTAACTATTGTATGCAAGACAACACAACCCAATATACAATATCATTTAAGTTTCAAATGTTATATCCAAGTAAAACATCAAGCAACTTATATTacctttttttctattttttgccACGCGCCCATGCGTATTTTTGAACAATCATTTGGGTTCCATGAATGTATTCAATTTGCTGATTCAGCAGCAAAATTTGACAGCTAGATGCATTTTAATCAAATTGAGGTAAGTTTTATAAGGAATCAAGCATCAAAACATACGAAAGCCAACATCCTACAGCATCAAGGAAGAACATAGTTATATAGCCTAAAAGATAAGGATATACAGATGGTCAGATATCAAAAGTAAACCCAGACTCAAGAGAGCCTGAAGTGGCAACCTATTAATTAACTTATGCTTCTTAGGCAGAACTTAAACTCACAGTGCTTTGAAACTGGAGCACTTAAGTCACTGAATAATGGAATCGGTAGAATGTGTAACGTGAGAAATTTACATAAGGAGAGGTCTTTAAACTGAGATATCAAATCACATGCCCAGCAACAATCCTGAATATGCACTTCCATGTATCAAGCAGTTTGAACATGAGGTTCTACACcacataaagaaaaaaacatttaaagGGTCCACCAACTAAGCATTAGATTATAAAAACAGCCTGCACTACCAGAAGATGATAATGAATAGAGCATAATTTGGACACGGGCTAGTGTGCTtagatttttcattcttttcaaaGAAATTTTACTCCACTTCTTCCCGTTACAGTCACATAAACAAAGGATCTTTTTGTTCTGTCACAGCATAATATTTATATCATATGGAAGAAATACCAAATTTCCAAATTTCGCAATCTAAACTTCAGACACAAACACAAATTTCATGGATAAGCTCTGCATCAACACGAATATCAATCCATCAACGTACAGAATTTCAAAACAGCTGAACCCTGAAAGCAACAAGGGAACCTTCTATGGACAACTGAACCAGTATCCCAAATTCAACTGACAAACCAGAACCAGTCAGATAAACAAGCACACGAAAAATCTTGAAGAATCCGATTTCATTGGTCATATTACAATTGGGTTGGATTGCAAATCCGAGAGGACCTCATTTTAGGTGTTTGAATTCAACAATTAGTGGAGGGATCTTTATCCACTGATGAAACAATCTCACAAAACTTGTGCGCCATATATTAATCCTAAGGGTGAAATATTCCATCATAATTAGCCCAACCAATCAGTCACGACCTAAAAGAAGACATGTATTATTCACCGGGAATCAAGCTGAGGCAAAGTAATATCCCTAAATTCATCCAAAACTAAGAATACCCAGATGCCAAAAGAGGATGAAAAACAAGTATGCGAAGCCCCAATTCGTAggaggaggggaaaaaaaaaaagagttgggtAATGAGTAGCATCGTTGGAGTAAGTGTAACAGATTATGCAAATTGGCAAAACTAAAGAGCTGTGATGTTTGAGTTTACTTTCTTACAATATATTTATTTCGCAAGTTGAATTAGAATTCTGGGTGCCAAAGGTAAATTCATCCAAACTAAGAATACCCAGATGCCAGAAGAGGATGAAAAACAAGTATGCGAAGCCCCAATTCgtaggaccaaaaaaaaaagagttgggtAATGAGTAGCATCGTTGAAGTGTAACAGATTATGCAAATTGGAAAAACTAAAGAGCTGTGTGATGTTTGAGTTTACTTTcttattatatatttatttcgCAAGTTGAATTAGAATTCTGGGTGCTAAAGGAAGTGGGATTAACAGTGTTTTTTGTGTACCTGAAAAGAGGGATCTGAAGGATGATGAGGAAGAAATAAATGCGAGCTGCGTAGGTGGTGAGGTTCTTCCACCATCCCTTTGAAGAAGATGAATTTGCCattacaagaagaagaagaagaagaaagcctagagagggagggggggggggcaagTGGGCAACTGTGTGCGACCTCGAAAGGGATGTTTGGAGAGGGTGTCCCCAATCGTTGAACGAATACAGAACAGAAGTCAGGGTTGTTCTCCACGGTGAATAATAAATACGTCGACGTTTTGTATTGTCCCGAGATGGTGTGCAGTTTGGGTTGGGCCAACAGCCAAAACTTCTAGGGCTTGGACCAGTAGGTGGAAAACAAgcggggaaaatgacggtcaatgatctgttttgataattaatatccatcaAGCACatactgagaatatttgttaatattaaaaatgtccttaacgaatattaattataaaaacACGTCATGAGCGgtcattttcccaaacaagTGGGTGGGTGGCTGGAACAAAAAGGTTTTTAAGCC is a window encoding:
- the LOC131318170 gene encoding uncharacterized protein LOC131318170; translated protein: MALRNLQSLVHCTRYVRRRNMAVQKSVVLYHCSEESREENLPSEWYEQTFPKLIELTHLLKNVDSVDGRLININDHLIVIDDSLQQSMHTFKSLARAFLGSPTVQQALTTQTAIPPLCFTKPCERGPMTISSLTKVCNFLNISAQQRKLIRLAICPQVTQHQIWTGALEEILVGLKSEIELLGHYTPNKGINMGQQIVHSCLKFLDAAVTYDPNSTSWMRLSPSKVSGSPVSHKWENILEMFNDLMNCLRKEKEKLFHFPKLEVMKEGLLQIKDVVVDKNIGYRETRHQESLVQKKLTKILGHSSRCLFTLLMFYLYGSVVDVEVDICGGIYENGGKDRFCLCMGKFLTSCEEKTVQSGVKQLDRALGLFKYVWETAGMKGDLELQGHLWCVGAEETSVTYRGNRFFIHGIRF
- the LOC131318173 gene encoding uncharacterized protein LOC131318173, whose protein sequence is MANSSSSKGWWKNLTTYAARIYFFLIILQIPLFRVPCRAGMCSSPIHVTSSQLIASEIFPVAAVKALLYPGAVTNGLITNMTFPSWDNLLNIYNLTNVKEASAVTDLQRLEVLAGSYFSVAGAIIGVLKPGRMSMFGTLLIIWGLVKEGFLGKPVNTDPAKTVFVYPTMLIALVCAFASVKYDVQKVARGAPARPIAKPLQSSSKSKLK